Below is a window of Plasmodium malariae genome assembly, contig: PmUG01_00_3, whole genome shotgun sequence DNA.
GGAAAGATcataaaaaacataacaaaaataaatcttgtatatttgaaacaaaaaaatattcccgtatggaaaaaaaaatatttaaagaacttgattatgcagattttcttaaaaacaacAGGACAATTAGTGATaagatttataaaaaaataatgcgtAAAAAGTACGGATTTCGATTAAGTTTacctatattttttgttgttttgtTATCCATATTACTTTTACTAGATTTATTCGTGGGTTATGGACTTATAAATGGTTTGTTTTATGTTTTGAATATTATTGCTGAAACAGTGGAATCAACCACAAATAGTGTGACACCTTTACAAAAAATGTTAAGGCCATTACATGAATGGTTgaaaaattccttttttgGTTCGTTCTTCCAAAAATCTATTCAAGTAGCAGCGAGCGGAGGCAAACCTAAAATAGTTaagcattattatataactgGTTTCTTTGGTTTTCTTATATACTTCATACCAATCTTTATAATAGGTGTCACATGTATATTAGGTATTTTTTActaccataaaaaagttaaaaagtatgaaaaaattaagtttagAAAAGggtaaaatgaataataagaaatatgaTTCTTTCTATAAGGATGTATTTAATTTGAAGTAATAACTGTAATGTCTTTAGTTGTATAGCTATTAAAAGTACCCATAATTGATTACTTTTTGTCAAGTGTATCCACATAAACAAGGTTTTTCTGATATACaacagtaaaaatatatatttctaggTTTGCTTGAATTTGAATGTGCGAtcgtttttcattatttatttaaattattatttatgtttattaaatattatggcgtaaatacatatttgtgtatttatatatattttcataaaaaatatatgtatgagtgtttaaatgaatttataatagtacaatatatattgtttaatttAAGCCATAAGTTACTTTACATTTGAACtgtatgaaataatatttttcaattttccaCTTGTTCCAgttcaaaattattatatgtccATATAATTCAAAAACTGTGTTTTACtgatttaaaattaaaaattaatatgacttgttttgtatttaattataggaagtgtatgtattttgttgcagagaattatatatatatatatatatttgctgaaaaagaaatattaattactCTATAAATTAAGTTTTATGAGATATGTGTTATAagtaatacatattttataggTGGTTTTATCAATTGTttagctatttttttttagtttaaaaagaaaaaaaataaacgtatataaaaataacattattgTGTATGGGTTATTGGATattgtttaataaaattgaatttatttttcttattatgtaaatgaaCAGTTAACgctatttatcattttatcattGTGCTTACTTCTGGAGTTAATTcagtttttataaaagtaattaaatttaatttatattgataatctatgaataaataagctatataaattttattattttttacgtcgttaaaggataaaattacttaattatatgtaattttatattaacaaatagTATATTGAAATCgttttctatataatattgttttttttcataattgtATACTTCTAagaatgtattatatatctataaatattttcattaagggtaatgaaaaaaaattcagtTATTTtctatgtaaaataataatacatagataagtattatatatcaGTTTTATTGTTTACgcatgtatgtaaatatattaagttaaAACATAacattatttcataaatatatatatgtatacataaagcTTATATTAACCATTAGtaattttatcaaattaataataaaagttctataaacaaaataaaaattaaaaaagaattattattttataaatgatttataaattgataatattttttttattcgtttgatatgtattaataaattatatcaaaatgacaaatatatttttttgaaaacgTTTTATCTAAATAATCATAATGAATGAGAAACTGCATGAAACATTTTCCCAAGTAATTTTCATGAttaaactttattttatatatataattttctatgTATTCACatgaaaataacaataaaacattaatataCTTTTGAATTATCacctttatataatattttaaaagtgcAGTATAGTCAAAGAAATAATCATTGCACAATTTTTCTTTGAAAAAGTATACATAGgaactataaaaaattagattgatatatatgggaataatatatgtggaaaataaaaatataaataataaaaattttaataaaaattacatatatatactttttaataataaatattaaaaaaaaatattaaaatattttagtcCATTTATCAAATTAGTGTATGCACAGAAAAGACAAATACTTATATGTTGAcaatgtttatttattttattttttttttttttgtatgtgaATGTTACTTCTAtatgagaaaaaattaattaaaaaaaatatata
It encodes the following:
- the PmUG01_00014200 gene encoding fam-l protein — translated: MEKKIKLLLFINIAAFILLTWIYNFSIYINEYHKFSEQNHTYGKKLNIGNYRLLAKCKQNMDTCPMKLKEWISNNDMDERKDISNNERKYAEIKKQSNGSLSNNRKDHKKHNKNKSCIFETKKYSRMEKKIFKELDYADFLKNNRTISDKIYKKIMRKKYGFRLSLPIFFVVLLSILLLLDLFVGYGLINGLFYVLNIIAETVESTTNSVTPLQKMLRPLHEWLKNSFFGSFFQKSIQVAASGGKPKIVKHYYITGFFGFLIYFIPIFIIGVTCILGIFYYHKKVKKYEKIKFRKG